A window of the Planococcus citri chromosome 4, ihPlaCitr1.1, whole genome shotgun sequence genome harbors these coding sequences:
- the LOC135843924 gene encoding pancreas transcription factor 1 subunit alpha-like, giving the protein MFETDVFGFEAMNRRFMYEFSSSTALNGFMLGGNIGDQNVTTDSLFYDDSFEDADEDDGSISDCSTNYSYGSDPEITGNGKFKRHCRKSKCPQQQIQQRQAANMRERRRMQSINDAFEGLRAHIPTLPYEKRLSKVDTLKLAIGYINFLSELLKSDKNSCNPDGSIKMPTVNGRIYKQTPKEEPRKIIVRGAYGSPYAIHSLSWSRNKENVGNGVMHAKVWTPETPSDVSLNHSPNYSVDSRSSSSQFE; this is encoded by the exons atgtttgaaacggACGTCTTTGGATTTGAAGCAATGAACAGAAGATTCATGTACgaattttcttcttcaactGCACTAAACGGTTTCATGTTAGGGGGCAACATCGGCGATCAAAACGTAACAACCGATTCGCTATTTTACGACGACAGTTTCGAAGACGCAGACGAAGACGATGGGTCTATTTCTGATTGTTCTACCAACTACAGCTATGGAAGTGATCCAGAAATAACTG GAAATGGTAAATTCAAAAGACATTGCCGCAAAAGCAAATGCCCTCAGCAGCAAATTCAGCAACGTCAAGCGGCCAATATGCGCGAAAGACGTCGTATGCAAAGTATAAACGATGCATTTGAAGGGCTCAGAGCTCACATACCTACTCTACCTTATGAAAAAAGATTATCCAAAGTAGATACGTTGAAATTAGCCATAGGATACATCAATTTTCTCAGCGAACTTTTAAAATCTGATAAAAACTCGTGTAATCCGGATGGATCCATCAAGATGCCTACCGTTAATGGAAGAATTTACAAACAGACACCTAAAGAAGAACCTAGGAAAATTATTGTCAGAG GTGCTTATGGGTCTCCCTATGCGATACATTCTTTGTCGTGGTCACGCAATAAGGAAAATGTTGGAAATGGAGTGATGCACGCCAAAGTGTGGACACCTGAAACACCATCAGATGTGTCGCTTAATCATTCTCCTAATTATTCTGTAGATAGTCGTAGCAGTAGTTCGCAGTTTGAATag